The window GTGCGGCGCGGGCCGAGGAGCAGGCGGTCGAACGCCGTGCCTGGGAGCTCTTGGATCTTGTGGGCATGGGGGACCGGGCGGGCGAGCTGGCGGGCAACTTCAGCTACGGCGACCAGCGGCGCCTGGAAATTGCCCGCGCCCTGGCCACCGAGCCGCGCGTGCTGCTGCTGGACGAACCCGCCGCTGGCATGAACACCGCCGAGAAGGGCCAGCTGACCGCCTTTATCCGGCAGGTGCGCGACCAGTTTGACTTGACGGTGCTGGTCATTGAACACCACGTGCCGCTGGTGATGAACCTGTGTGACCGCGTGGCGGTGCTGAACTTCGGCGAGCTGATCGCGGTGGGTGACCCGGCCACCGTGCAGCGCGACCCCCGCGTGATTGAAGCGTACCTGGGAGGGGAATAGATGCCGCTGCTGGAAATCGAGAACCTCAGCGTGAATTACGGCGCCATTCAGGCGGTTCGGGGCCTGTCCCTGACCGTGGAGGAAGGCGAGGTGGTCACCCTGATCGGCGCGAACGGCGCGGGCAAGACCACCACCCTGCGCGCCGTATCACGGCTCCTCAGACCTGTGGCCGGGCGCATCCGGTTTGCCGGGCGCGACATCACCCGCGTGCCGGCCGACGAGGCCGTGCGCCTGGGCATCGCCCAGAGCCCCGAAGGGCGGCAGGTGCTCGCCCGGCAGAGCGTGCAGGACAACCTGGAACTGGGCGCCTACACCCGCAAGGCGGGCGTGCGGGCCGACCTGCAGACCATGTACGAACGGTTTCCCCGCCTGGGTGAGCGGCGGCACCAGCTGGCCGGCACGCTCTCGGGCGGCGAGCAGCAGATGCTGGCCATCGCCCGCGCCCTGATGAGCCGCCCCCGACTGCTGCTGCTGGACGAACCCAGTCTGGGCCTGGCGCCTATCATCGTGCGCGAGATCTTTACCATCATCCGCCAACTGAACGAGCAGGGCGTGACCATTCTGCTGGTCGAGCAAAATGCCCGCCTCGCCATGAACGCCAGTCACCGCACCTATGTTCTGGAGGCCGGGCAACTGACCTTCAGCGGTGACAGTGCCCAGCTGGTGAACGACGAACGCGTGCTGCACGCGTATCTGGGCGGTTAGGCCTGCGACGGCGCCGCGCCCGCTTCCTGGCTGGAGCGGGCGCAGTGCTCTCGCGTCTCGCTCAGCTTAGGGGTATCGCCGCCCGCGCTGTCTTCCGAGCCGAAAAGCTGGGTGTGAGCATGGCGCTCGCGTGTTCTGGCTGCATGCCCGCCAAAAACGTCGGTGCCCGGAAGGGAGACGCTGATGCGAGTAGCCGCCATCTGACGGTCTCGCGCTGCTGCCCTTTGACGTGCGCAGCCCCCGCCAAGCCGGAGCGCACCAAGTCGGCCAGTGTTCACAGGCGGTGAGCCCTAGCGCGTCCTTAGGCAGCCCAGTGGGCGCGTGGTTTTCTCCAGGCGCCAGGAAAATGGACCCGTGAGCCGGTGCAATCCAGGGTCATAAACGGGTCATTGGTGTGCTGAGCGAGGGTGCCGCGCCGCCCATTTGGCCCACAGACTGGCTGTGCGGGTGCTGCTCATCCTGATGGTGGGGTGCCTCGGGCCGTGCGCAGAGGTCAATCGGCAGCCCCAGGTCCACCCTCCTACCACTTCCCAGCCCCTGTCGCGCCCCAACCTGTAGCTGGGCCGTGCCCCCCAGACCTGTCAGCCTCCTTCCCACGAAAACGGGCGGGACTGTTCCCCTCACAGAACAGTCCCGCCCTGGATTTTCTGCAGGCGCTCTGGCTTCAACTCCTGAGCGCGGGGCGCGCGCCGTTACCGCGTGCCGAAGTTCTGCACCCAGTAGGTGCCGTAGGTGCTGCCGGGGCGGTAGGTGTAGCCCACGCCCAGTTCTTTCAGGCCCGGGTCCATCAGGGTCTTGCAGTGGCTGGGGCTGTCCAGCCAGCCCTGCACCACGTTCTGCGCGGTGTACCCAGCGGCGATGTTCTCGCCCACCTGGGTCCAGCCCCGGTAGCCAGCGGCTTCCATGCGCTGGGCGGGGGTGCGGCCCTCGGGGGTGACGTGGTTAAAGTATCCGCGCTCGGCCATATCGGCGGCGTGGCCCCGGGCGGCGGCGGCCAGGAAGCCGTTCCAGCTCACGGCGGGCGCGGCACCGAAGGCCTGCCCCCCGCAGGAGCGGGCCTGGGCGCGGGCCACGTTCACTTCGGCCAGAATCTGGGCTTCCTGGGCGCTCATGGTCTGGTCGCCGGCACCGCCGCTGGGGGCCGTGCTCTGGCCGCCACCGGTGCCGCTGCTGCTCACGGTGGTGGGCGCGCTGGCGGTGGGGGCGCTGGGGCCACCTCCACATGAGGCCAGCAGCAGGGCGAAGGGCAACAGGGCAGTCAGGGCAGTTTTGGGCATGTGAGGGTCCTTTTCGCACGCGGCCAGTTGGCGCCTGCGGTTGAAGTGCCCTCACGGTACAAATGTCAGACTTTCATCCTGGTCACTTTCACGAACATGAACGCCCCGCCCGGCAGGGGCAGTAGGGCCCCCAGCACAGGAGGACGAAAAAAGTCCTCACAGTCGCCATTTCCCCCTCCTTACGCCACTGTTCAAAGCCCTGGCCCAACATCAAGCCCCCAGGGACTCACCCTGGGGGTCACATGAAGGGGGGATTCAGCACCCAGCCCACTGTCAGAATGTTGTGACAGCAATGCGGGTTATTTCACGCGGTTCAGGCCATCCTGGGCCGGCTTGTAGCCCGGGTTCAGCTTCAGGGCGCGCTCGTAGTTCTCGCGGGCTTTCAGGCGGTCGGCGGCCACCGCGCCCGAACCGCGCTCGTAGCTCAGGCCCAGGTAGTACATGTATTCGGGGGTGTTGCTGCCCAGAGCGGCGGCGCGCGTGAGCTGCTCGCGGGCACTCTTCAGGTCGCCGCTGTCCAGGGCCAGCCGGCCCAGGTAGTAGTAGAACTCGGGGTAGCGCAGCGGGTCCAGGGTCACGGCCTGGGTCAGCTGGGCGCGGGCCGTGGCGGTGTCCTTGGCAAGGTAGCTGACCACGCCGTACTGGCCCACGGCGTAGGCGTTCTTGGGGGCCAACCGGGCGGCCTGCGCGGCTTCAGGCCGGGCGGCGGCGAGGTTGCCACTCAGGGCCAGCAGCTTGGCGTAGTAGGCGCGGTTGTACGGATCGCGCGGGTCCACGATCACGGCCTGCTGCAGGCTTTCCAGCGCCAGCGGCAGATTGCCGGTCGCGTAGTACATGTCGCCCAGGTTGTACAGCAGAATGGCGTTGTCGGCGTTCAGGGCAATCGCCTGCTTGAACGCGTCAATGGCGCGCGCCGCGTCGCCCTGCAGCTTGTAGACATAGCCGCGCTCGTTCCACACGCGGCTGAGCTGCACGCTCTTGCTGGTGCCGGCCTGGGCCAGGGCCTCGGCGTCGGTCAGCACGCGCAGGGCCTCGTTCAGGTTGCCGCTGACGGTGGCGCGGTCCCCGGCCCCGATGTACTGCTGCACATACGCCTGCGACAGCGAGATATACGCGTCGAAGTTGCGGCTGTCCAGGCTGATCAGGCGCTTGAGGGTTTCAATGCCCGCGCTGTAGAGGCGCAGCTTGATCTGCGAGCGGCCCAGGCCGATCAGGGCTTCAGGGTTGCGGGGATCCAGTTCGGCCGCCGCGCGGTAGGCCACGTACGCCTGATCAAACTGCCCCTGCTCGTAGTAGTACACGCCCAGCGCCACGTAGTTGGCAGCGGGAATGGCGCGTGGGGCGGCGGGCGCGGTGGCCGGGGCCGCCGCTGGGCTGGTGGGGGTGGTGGGCGCAGCGGGCGCGGTCTGCGCGCCGGCCAGGCTCAGCGTGATCAGCAGGCCCAGCAGGCCGGTTGTGGTGCGTCGATTCACTCGGAAACCTCCGTGGGGCGCTGCGCGGCGTCGCGGCGCGGCCTCACCCTGCCAGAAATGGGCATAAGGGCATGATACGTGAGAACGCCGACAAATCGGGTGAAGTGGCCGTGAGAGGGCGGGGGCAGCATAGCGGCAGTGTTCGCGGCCTCCGTGACGCCCATCTGACGGGCGCGCAGCCTGTACAGTCGGGGGCGTGAAGATGGTCCCTCCCCGCCCGCGCCGCCTGGGCCTGACCGGCAGCATTGGTGCCGGCAAAAGCACGGTGGCCGCTCTGCTGCGCGCCCACGGCTTCACCGTGCTGGACGCCGACGAACAGGCCCGGCTGGTCACCGCCGAGCCCGAGGTGCTGGCCCAGATTGAGGCCCGCTTTCCTGGCACCGTGCAGGCGGGCGTGCTGGACCGCGCCGCCCTGGCCGCCCGCGTGTTCCCGGACCCGGCGGCGGTGGCCGACCTGAACGCCATCGTGCATCCCCGGGTGCGGGCGCGCATGGCCGTGCTGGAACAGGCGGCGGCCGACCGGGGCGAGGCCTGGGTGGTGCAGGACGTGCCGCTGCTTTTTGAAGGGGGGCTGGACGCAGGTATGGACGCCGTGCTGGTGGTGGATGCCCCGCTGGAGCTGCGCCTGGAACGCGCCCTGGCCCGGGGCGGCCTGACCCGCGAGGACATCTTGGCCCGCGACGCCCGGCAACTTCCTGCCGAAGAGAAGCGCCGCCGGGCCACCTGGGTGATTGAGAACACCGGTGATCTGGCGGCGCTGGAGGCCCAGGTGGCGGGGGTTGTGGGTCGTGGACTGTGGGCTGTGGAGGAAGTGGAGGGTGGGGAGTAGGAAGTGGGAGAACAGGGAAGGGACGCGCACTCAGCCGCGCCCCTCTCACCCGTTTCTGCACCAGTTCTTATAGTGTTCCATGCCTAACGCACGAGCAAAAAGCTACGCTGAATCTATGTCACCAGGGGCATTTCTTGAAATTATTTTGAACGCCCGCGATGTCAATGGCGCTGACCGTATTGACCGAGATGAGATAGAGGACGTGCTTGGAGCAGCGTTGCACAACGCACATCTTGGAGTAATCACGGGTGCTGGGGCAGGCATGGGTACAGTTATTCTCGACATCGAAGTTAACCCATTGCGCGTAGACGAGGCGATTGAATGCATACGGCAAACCCTTGAATGGTTTGCCTTGCCAGAGGGCAGTTGGATTCGAGGACCAAAACCCGGTCAACGTCATGCACTCACCATCCAGCATCGCCTCTGACAAGCCCTTCTTGAATGCCCACTACACCCTACTTCCCACTTCCTTTCAGCGCCGCCGCAATAAAGCCGGCAAACGGCGGGCTGGGGCGCATGGGGCGGCTCTTGAACTCGGGGTGGGCCTGCAGGGCGACGAAGTAGGGGTGGCCCGGAATCTCGATGCTTTCCACCAGTCCGGCGCCGCGCCCGGCCACACCGGGGGTCACACCGCTGATGACCAGCCCGGCCGCCTTCAGTTGGTCAGTGTAGACGGGGTTCACCTCAAAGCGGTGGCGGTGACGCTCCTTGACCACGCCGCCCTGGGCCACGCCGTAGAGTTCGGCAATCTTGGTGCCGGCCGCCAGGTTCATGGGCCAGTCGCCCAGGCGCATGGTGCCGCCCATGCCGGCCACTTCCAGCTGTTCGGGCATCAGGTCAATGACCTTGTGGGGCGCGTATTCGTCGAACTCGGCGGAGTTGGCGCCTGCCAGGCCCGCCTTGTGGCGCGCATATTCAATCACCGCAATCTGCATGCCCAGGCAGATGCCCAGGTAGGGCGTGCCGGTTTCGCGGGCGTATTGCGCGGCGCGGATCTTGCCCTCAATGCCGCGAATGCCAAAGCCGCCGGGCACCAGGATGCCGTCGGCGCCTGAGAGCCGGGCCTGCACGTCCTCGTCAGAGACGCTGGGGTCGGCCAATTCCTCGGCGTTCACCCAGCGGATGTTCACGCGGGCGTCGTTGGCAATGCCCGCGTGGGTCAGCGACTCCATCAGGGACAGGTAGGCGTCGGGCATGGCGGTGTACTTGCCCGCAATGGCAATCGTGACCTCGCGCGCCGGCTGCTTGATGGTCTTGACCGCGTTCTGCCACACGCCCAGGTTCGGGTGAATGCGTTCCAGCGAGAGCAGGTTTTCCACGACCTTGCCCAGCCCCTGCTCTTCCAGGGCCAGCGGCACCTCGTAGACGTGCGAGACGTCGTAACTGGAAAACACCCGGTTCTCGCGCACGGACGTAAAGGCCGCAATCTTGCGGGTGATCTCGGGCGGCAGCTTTTCCTTGCTGCGCACCATCACGATGTCGGGGCTGATGCCCACCGAGCGCAGTTCCGCCACCGAGTGCTGGGTGGGCTTGGTCTTGAACTCGTTGCTGGTGCCCAGGTACGGCACCAGCGTGAGGTGCAGGTACAGGACGTTGTCGTCGCCCTCGTCGAACTTGAACTGCCGGATGGCTTCCAGAAAGGGCAGCGACTCAATGTCGCCCACCGTGCCGCCCACCTCAATGAGCACGATCTCGGCGCCCGCCGTCTCGCCGGCGGCGCGGATGCGGCGCTTAATTTCGTCCGTGACGTGCGGAATGACCTGCACGGTCTGCGACAGGTAATCCCCGGCGCGCTCCTTACGAATCACTTCCTGGTACACCTGCCCGGTAGTGATGTTGCTGCCCGGGGGAATATCCAGGTCCAGAAAGCGCTCGTAGTTGCCGATGTCCAGATCCGTCTCGGCGCCACTGGCGGTCACGAAGACCTCGCCGTGTTCGTAGGGCCGCATGGTGCCCGCGTCAATGTTGATGTAAGGGTCAATCTTGACCGCCGTGACCTTGTAGCCGCGTGCGCGCAGCAATGCACCCAAACTGGCGCTCGCCACGCCCTTCCCAAGGCTGCTCACCACGCCGCCCGTTACAAAGATGTATTTCATGCCTGACCGCGAGCGCCTGATCCCCACCTGCGGGAACCAAAAAGAAAAACCGGGGCGCTCGGCCTCCGGGATTTCATGGTAGCACGCCCCTGGGGATTACGGGGGCAGGGTGCCAATGTTGCGCGGCGCGGCGCTCAGCGTTTGGGTCCAGGTGCTGGGGTCCGCAGAGGTGCGCGCCGGGATATTGACCTCCTTGCCCGAAGTCAGGCGGCTGAGGCTGAGGTTCAGGGTCACACGCACGTTGCCGGGGGTCTGGGGGGTGTCGGCCTGGATGGTGAACAGGCGCGGCAGGTTGGTCACAGCGGGCTGCACGTAGTCCAGCAGCAGCTTGCCGCTGCCGCCGGAAACATTCAGGCTGCCCAGGCTGGACAGGGCAGGCGGCGCGTTGGAGGGCAGGTTCCTGGTGTATTCCACCAGCAGCCAGCGGCTCGCATTGGCCGCGTCTGCCCCGGGGTTGTTTTCGCCGGTGGCATTGGACACCCACCCGCTGCGCAGGACGGGGTAGTAAGCGATGAATTTGTAGCAGGCGTCTTGGTTGCTGATCGTGTTCGTGGTGGGGTTAAAACAGGGAGTACCTGTCATCACCCGGGGCGAGCGAATGAACGCCAGAATCGGCGCGGTGGCGTCGCCCACCACCCAGTTGCCGCCGCCTGGGCGCGCGGTGGTGTATCCACCCCCCAGATTCAGCGTGGTGCCGTTCGGGTACACATACGCTGCCTCGCGCACGTTGGTGGCGATGTAGTTCATGGCGATCTGCCCTTCTTGCAGCAGATCGTTGCGCGCCTGCAGGTTCGTGGCGCTGCCCGAACTGGAAATGAGCAGATTCGAGGCGGCAAACAGCACGATCAGGGCCAGGGCCACGGCCACCAGCAGTTCAATCAGGGTAAAACCGGTGCTGTTCATGGGCGGGCCACATCCACACTGAGGCTGGAGCGTCCATCGCCCTGCAGCACCGCCAGCTGTAACCGGCGCATGGGGGCGGGGTCCGGCGCGTTGCCGCTGCAACTGGCGTTCAGCGTCACCGTGCCTGTGGCGTTTCCGTTCAGGTCCAGATTGGTGACGGTCAAGGTGGCGCCTGCCGGAATGGTGGCGGTGGTGCAGCGCTGGTCGTACATGGCGACCGACAGCCAGTCGCCCCGGATGGTTTCCAGCAGGCCCTGGGCAGTCTGGGTGGCGCCCACCTGCTGGGTGCTGCGTCGGGTCAGGCCGAAAAAGCCAGTCAGGGGGGTCAACACGACCATCACAATCACGCTGACCAGCAGCACGCCCACCAGCACCTCAACAATCGTGATTCCAGCTTGCGTTTCAGTTCGTCGCATCGATCATGACCTTCCCGGTGATCCCCACCACTTTGACATTGGTTTCGCGCCCGCCGGGGTGACGCAGGGTCCAGACCACGCCGGTGCCATCCGTGGTGCCGTTGGGCGCCTCGTATTTCACCTGGTTGCCGCCTGTGACAGCCGCCACCACCACGCCGCCCGGCAGGGTGCGGGTCTGGGGGGTATCAGTGCCGCGCGTGACGGTGTAGGCGGGCGTGTTCAAGGTCACATCCAGCTGAATATCCTGCCCGCTTTTCAGGGTGTCGCCGCGCGCCTGGCGCAGGTCGCCCGTCAGCTGCGAGGCGGCTTCGCGCAGCTGGGTGGCGCGGTAGCTGCCCAGCAGGTTGAAGCCCAACACCCCGGCCAGAATGCCCAGAATGGCCATCACGACCAGCAGTTCCAGCAGCGTAAAGCCCTCGCGCTTCATTCGTACCCCTGCTGGGTTTCAGTGGCGCTGACGCTCGCACCGCGTAGCCGCAGTGGCAGGATAGTGGGCTGCACGGCCGCAGGGCTGTCCATCAGTCCAATCTGCCAGTTGCGGGCAGTGGGGAAAAAGGGCGGTTCATAGCCCTGCAGGGTGCGGGGGTCGAACACGAAGTTGCGCCCGTACCCACTGGTCGGCGTGTCCCCGCTGAAGGTGCCAAACGCGCCGTAGTAGTTCTCGATAATTCCGCCGATGAGGTTCATGTCGCCCTTGGCCTCGCCCTGGTTGTACTTGTCCACCTGCACCGCGCCAGTGCCAGCCATCAGCACCGCGTGAATGGCCGGCTCATTGCCCATCTGGTCTTTCATGAGGTTCACGTTGCCCTGCGCCGAATAGATACCCAGGATGTTCCTGGTGCTCAGGTTGTTACACGTGGCGGGCGTGACCGTGCCGTTGTTGACCGTGTGCTTGCCGGTGCAGGGCGGATCGGCGTAGCGCAGGCTGCTGGTGATGTTGATGTCCCCGGAGGCCGCCAGGGTTAGCCCTGCAAAGGACGCCACTGCGGCGCCAGAGGGGCTATTGGGCCCGGCACTGAGGTTCTGGACGCTGCCGGCCACGTACAGCACGCCGTTAAAGGTAGAAGATGCGCCCGGCAGGAACGAGCCGTCGGGTTGGCGCGCGGCGCCCTGCCACTGGCCGGTGGGGTCCAGCATGAGGAGGCCGCCGGTCTCGGTAAGTGCCAGCTGCACGGTGCCGCTGGACGTGGTGTAGGTGATGCGCTGCACCGTCTGGCCGTTGACCGTGTCCTGATACAGCTGCATCTGGCTGACGTTACCGGGAATGTTGATGCCGCCCTGAAGGGCTTCCTGCTGCTGGTCACTGCCGTTTTCGGGCAGCTGGATATAGGGGCTATTCCAGTTCACCCCCTGCGTGAACTGCGGGGTGGCGCAGCTGGTCCCCGCGCAGTGTGAGGGCGCCTGTGGACTGGGGTTCATGCTGCCCACGGGCACGAAGGTGCTGTTGAAGGTGGCGCCGGGATTGGCCGCCGCGCCGCAGGTGGGCCCGTTTGCCCCGCTGATGATCTGCCCGGCCGGGCAGCCCGCGCTGGTGACGGCGCCGCCAAACCAAGGCTTGCCCACGAAGTTGAAGTGCTGGTTGGTGTGCACCGGGCCGCTGAACAGCGTGCGGCTGGTGAAGTAGATCCCGCTGCCGCTGCTTTCAGCCTGGGCGCTGAGGTAATGGTGGTTCGTAAACAGCGCGTTGGGGGCCAGCGAGGGCCGCCGGATCAGCAGGTTCAGTTCGTTTTGCCCGGGGCGCACTGTCAGGCGCCGGGTGGCGCCGCCGGCTTCACCTGTGATTTTGGCCGTGGGCACCTCAAAGAAGACCCGGTAGGCTACCGGGCTGTCCTTGACCACGCGTGTGGGTTGCAGGCCGTAGTTCACGCGGTAGCTGGCGCCGTTCTGGGTGCCGCTGAGCAGCACGCCCGCCGTGCCAGAAAACAGGTCCGACCAGAAGCGGCTGCGCTCTGTTTCGGTGGTGCCGGGCATGCCGGCGGCGGCGAACTGGGCCGCGCCCGTGCCCCGCAGCAGCACACTCACGCGGGGGTTGAGGGGTGTGGTTTCATTCAGGCCCTCGGCCCGCGTGCTCAGGTTACAGACCTCGGCGCCGTTGGGCAGGGCAGCGGGCAGGCTGCTCAGGCCACACAACGCGGCAATGTCCGCTTCAATCTGCGGAATGGTGATGTTGGTGGGATACTGGGCGCTGCCAATCAGAATCTGGGCCGTGCGCAGCCGCGCCTGAACCCGCGCCACGCCAGATTCGGCGGCGTATTGGGCGCGCAGGGTGGCTTCCTGGTCACTGCTGGAACGGCGGGTGGACAGCGTAACCTGCGCGGTCACGCTCATGATGACGGCCAGCATCAGCATCACCATCAGCAGGGTCACGATCAGGGTCGCGCCCTGGGTGCGGTGGTTCGGCGGCATAGCCCCCAGTATGAAAGGCCGGTGCGAAAAATCTCACCCCCCGTTCTGGGGCGTGTGGAAAATCCTAAACTTGGTTGGCAAGTTGTCAGATTTCTGTTAGAGGGGCGGTCAGTTGGTCTGTGCCTGGTCAGCAAGGGACGAAGCAGGGCCCATACGGCTTCCGGATCATCCGTGACAACCCCGCCGCGTCGCTCCGGTGCGTTTGCTCCTCTCCGTCACCGCTCTTCCTTCTCTGTCGCGCCGCTCCGCGAGCCCCTCGCGTTGGGTTGATCAGTTATGGGACAACTGATTAACCGGAATCCTTATCAGTCGGCTACCGCCCGCGAATCCGTTCCAGCAGCGCGGTGCAGCGTTCCTCGCGCTGGCGCCCGGCGGCCTTAGCCCAGGCACTGGCCGAACCCACCGCGAAAAAGCGTTCACGGGCCCGGGTGAGCGCCGTGTACACCAGATTGCGGCTCAGCATGGGCATGTGCACCTCGTGCAGCACGCCCAGCACGGTGCCCCATTCGCTGCCCTGGGCGCGGTGCACCGTCAGGGCGTAGCCCAGTTGCAGGTTGAACAGTTCGGCGCCTGCCAGTTCCACCACGTTGCCGTCAAAGTCCACGGTCAGGCGCCCGCCGCCATCTTTCAGCACCGTGCCCACGGTGCCGTTAAAGACCTCGTTGGTGTAGTCGTTTTTCGTCTGCACCACCACGTCTCCGGCGCGGGCCTGCCCGTCGGCAATGCGCACGCCGCCCTCGCCGGGGTTAAAGAGGCTCTGCAGGTGGTGGTTGAGCATTTCCACGCCCAGCGGCCCCTTGCGCATGGGGGTCAGCACCTGCACCTGCCCCGGTCCGCCCAGATCGCGCACCAGCAGCGCCACGCGCCGCGCGCCGGTGTCTGGCTCGGTTTCGCTGAGGTTCAGGCGGGGGTCACCCCACACCGGGGGCTGTCCAGTGAGCAGGCCGTGGGCCGCGCGGATAATCGGGTTCTGCGCCGCCTGACGGTACACCTGGGTCAGGCGCACGGTGGGGGCCACCTGGGTCAGCGCGTGCAGGGGCAGGCCCGCGTCCACCGGGGGCAGCTGGTCGGTGTCGCCCACCAGCAGCACCCGGGCTCCGGGCGGCACCGCCGAGAGCAGCGAGAGCATCAGCCCGTCGCCGCACATGCTCACCTCGTCCACGATCAGCAGGTCGTAGGGCGCCGGCTCCAGGTGGTTGTGCCGGAAGCCCGCCGGGCCGTACCCCAGCAGGCGGTGAATGGTGCTGGCGGTGCGGCCCGTAACCTCGCCTAGCCGCCGCGCGGCCTTGCCGGTGGGGGCGCACAGGCCCACCTCCAGGCCCAGCTTCTCGGCCAGATCGGCCACCGCGCGGGTGGTGGTGCTCTTGCCGGTGCCGGGGCCGCCCGTCAGCACCACCAGACGGTGGTCTTCGAGCAGATTCAGCACGCTGGCCTGTTCCTCGGATAGGCCTTTGGCCGCGCCCCGGGGCACCGTCCAGTCCTGCCCAGCCGGCGGGGTGGCCAGCAGGGTGCGGATCAGGCCGGCCAGCTTTTTCTCGGCGCGCAGCACCGGGGGCAGGTAAATGCGGCTGGGGTCATGCAGGGCGTCTTCGGTGTCCAGCAGGGGCGGGGCGTCGTCGGTCAGGCGGCCCAGTTCCACCGCTGTGTCCACTGCCAAGCGGGCCTGCGCGGGGGTCACGCGGGTGTAGTGCGCCACGCCCTTCTCGGCCCGGCCCCGGGGCAGGTACGAGTGCCCGCCCTGCTGCGCGGCCTGCTGCAGCGCGTAGACGGCGGCGGCCGTCAGGCGCCGGGGGTCGTCCAGCGCGCCGCCCCGGGCCTGCCACAGCTTGTCGGCGGTGACAAAGCCAATGCCTTCCACTTCTGTCAGCGCGAACAGATCGGCTTCCAGGCGTTCCAGGGCGGTCTCGCCAAAGTGTTTGACCGCCCGCTGCGCCTGCGAGATGCTCAGGCCCAGGCCCTGCAAGCCGGCCAGC of the Deinococcus aquaedulcis genome contains:
- a CDS encoding ABC transporter ATP-binding protein, which translates into the protein MMAAPVLQAQRMTRRFGGLVAVNDVSFEVHQGEIFGLIGPNGAGKTTLFNLMTGLTPPSGGSLIYQGQRITGLPPHRVAQAGLSRTFQNIRLFRGLSALENVKIAQHARTHAGLWRGVFGAARAEEQAVERRAWELLDLVGMGDRAGELAGNFSYGDQRRLEIARALATEPRVLLLDEPAAGMNTAEKGQLTAFIRQVRDQFDLTVLVIEHHVPLVMNLCDRVAVLNFGELIAVGDPATVQRDPRVIEAYLGGE
- a CDS encoding ABC transporter ATP-binding protein, with translation MPLLEIENLSVNYGAIQAVRGLSLTVEEGEVVTLIGANGAGKTTTLRAVSRLLRPVAGRIRFAGRDITRVPADEAVRLGIAQSPEGRQVLARQSVQDNLELGAYTRKAGVRADLQTMYERFPRLGERRHQLAGTLSGGEQQMLAIARALMSRPRLLLLDEPSLGLAPIIVREIFTIIRQLNEQGVTILLVEQNARLAMNASHRTYVLEAGQLTFSGDSAQLVNDERVLHAYLGG
- a CDS encoding CAP domain-containing protein; translation: MPKTALTALLPFALLLASCGGGPSAPTASAPTTVSSSGTGGGQSTAPSGGAGDQTMSAQEAQILAEVNVARAQARSCGGQAFGAAPAVSWNGFLAAAARGHAADMAERGYFNHVTPEGRTPAQRMEAAGYRGWTQVGENIAAGYTAQNVVQGWLDSPSHCKTLMDPGLKELGVGYTYRPGSTYGTYWVQNFGTR
- a CDS encoding tetratricopeptide repeat protein, whose protein sequence is MNRRTTTGLLGLLITLSLAGAQTAPAAPTTPTSPAAAPATAPAAPRAIPAANYVALGVYYYEQGQFDQAYVAYRAAAELDPRNPEALIGLGRSQIKLRLYSAGIETLKRLISLDSRNFDAYISLSQAYVQQYIGAGDRATVSGNLNEALRVLTDAEALAQAGTSKSVQLSRVWNERGYVYKLQGDAARAIDAFKQAIALNADNAILLYNLGDMYYATGNLPLALESLQQAVIVDPRDPYNRAYYAKLLALSGNLAAARPEAAQAARLAPKNAYAVGQYGVVSYLAKDTATARAQLTQAVTLDPLRYPEFYYYLGRLALDSGDLKSAREQLTRAAALGSNTPEYMYYLGLSYERGSGAVAADRLKARENYERALKLNPGYKPAQDGLNRVK
- the coaE gene encoding dephospho-CoA kinase (Dephospho-CoA kinase (CoaE) performs the final step in coenzyme A biosynthesis.), with the protein product MVPPRPRRLGLTGSIGAGKSTVAALLRAHGFTVLDADEQARLVTAEPEVLAQIEARFPGTVQAGVLDRAALAARVFPDPAAVADLNAIVHPRVRARMAVLEQAAADRGEAWVVQDVPLLFEGGLDAGMDAVLVVDAPLELRLERALARGGLTREDILARDARQLPAEEKRRRATWVIENTGDLAALEAQVAGVVGRGLWAVEEVEGGE
- a CDS encoding CTP synthase; amino-acid sequence: MKYIFVTGGVVSSLGKGVASASLGALLRARGYKVTAVKIDPYINIDAGTMRPYEHGEVFVTASGAETDLDIGNYERFLDLDIPPGSNITTGQVYQEVIRKERAGDYLSQTVQVIPHVTDEIKRRIRAAGETAGAEIVLIEVGGTVGDIESLPFLEAIRQFKFDEGDDNVLYLHLTLVPYLGTSNEFKTKPTQHSVAELRSVGISPDIVMVRSKEKLPPEITRKIAAFTSVRENRVFSSYDVSHVYEVPLALEEQGLGKVVENLLSLERIHPNLGVWQNAVKTIKQPAREVTIAIAGKYTAMPDAYLSLMESLTHAGIANDARVNIRWVNAEELADPSVSDEDVQARLSGADGILVPGGFGIRGIEGKIRAAQYARETGTPYLGICLGMQIAVIEYARHKAGLAGANSAEFDEYAPHKVIDLMPEQLEVAGMGGTMRLGDWPMNLAAGTKIAELYGVAQGGVVKERHRHRFEVNPVYTDQLKAAGLVISGVTPGVAGRGAGLVESIEIPGHPYFVALQAHPEFKSRPMRPSPPFAGFIAAALKGSGK
- a CDS encoding PilW family protein, which codes for MNSTGFTLIELLVAVALALIVLFAASNLLISSSGSATNLQARNDLLQEGQIAMNYIATNVREAAYVYPNGTTLNLGGGYTTARPGGGNWVVGDATAPILAFIRSPRVMTGTPCFNPTTNTISNQDACYKFIAYYPVLRSGWVSNATGENNPGADAANASRWLLVEYTRNLPSNAPPALSSLGSLNVSGGSGKLLLDYVQPAVTNLPRLFTIQADTPQTPGNVRVTLNLSLSRLTSGKEVNIPARTSADPSTWTQTLSAAPRNIGTLPP
- a CDS encoding type II secretion system protein — encoded protein: MKREGFTLLELLVVMAILGILAGVLGFNLLGSYRATQLREAASQLTGDLRQARGDTLKSGQDIQLDVTLNTPAYTVTRGTDTPQTRTLPGGVVVAAVTGGNQVKYEAPNGTTDGTGVVWTLRHPGGRETNVKVVGITGKVMIDATN
- a CDS encoding DUF4900 domain-containing protein, with product MPPNHRTQGATLIVTLLMVMLMLAVIMSVTAQVTLSTRRSSSDQEATLRAQYAAESGVARVQARLRTAQILIGSAQYPTNITIPQIEADIAALCGLSSLPAALPNGAEVCNLSTRAEGLNETTPLNPRVSVLLRGTGAAQFAAAGMPGTTETERSRFWSDLFSGTAGVLLSGTQNGASYRVNYGLQPTRVVKDSPVAYRVFFEVPTAKITGEAGGATRRLTVRPGQNELNLLIRRPSLAPNALFTNHHYLSAQAESSGSGIYFTSRTLFSGPVHTNQHFNFVGKPWFGGAVTSAGCPAGQIISGANGPTCGAAANPGATFNSTFVPVGSMNPSPQAPSHCAGTSCATPQFTQGVNWNSPYIQLPENGSDQQQEALQGGINIPGNVSQMQLYQDTVNGQTVQRITYTTSSGTVQLALTETGGLLMLDPTGQWQGAARQPDGSFLPGASSTFNGVLYVAGSVQNLSAGPNSPSGAAVASFAGLTLAASGDINITSSLRYADPPCTGKHTVNNGTVTPATCNNLSTRNILGIYSAQGNVNLMKDQMGNEPAIHAVLMAGTGAVQVDKYNQGEAKGDMNLIGGIIENYYGAFGTFSGDTPTSGYGRNFVFDPRTLQGYEPPFFPTARNWQIGLMDSPAAVQPTILPLRLRGASVSATETQQGYE